The following nucleotide sequence is from Candidatus Paceibacterota bacterium.
AGCTACGTATCTCCGTTTTTTTCAATCAAAATTGTTCCTGGGGCAAAAACAGCAGAAAAAACACTATTCTCTTGTGTTGTCTCAAAAAAAGTAGCGAAAACAGCAGTTTTAAGAAACAAAACACGCCGTCGTGTCTATGAAGCGATTAAAAAATCCTTACCAAACATAAAAAACGGCTATATTTGCTTGGTTTTTGTAAAAAAAGAGGTAATAAATGCAGATTTTTCTACATTAGAAAAAAATATAAATGAATTAATGAAAAAAGCAGGTATTTTATGAAAAAAATAATAATTTTTATTATTAGAAAGTATCAAAAATATTTATCTCCAGACAAAGGAATTCCTTCTTATTTCATAAAAACCCCAACATGTGGTTTTTACCCAACTTGTTCAGAGTATTGTGTTCAGGCTATTGAAAAACATGGTTCATTTTTGGGAACCAAGCTGTTTTTAAAGAGAATAATACGTTG
It contains:
- the yidD gene encoding membrane protein insertion efficiency factor YidD, which gives rise to MKKIIIFIIRKYQKYLSPDKGIPSYFIKTPTCGFYPTCSEYCVQAIEKHGSFLGTKLFLKRIIRCHPGAEPRIDLVP
- the rnpA gene encoding ribonuclease P protein component encodes the protein MLAKKRRVKTKEFNSAFSAISTKSYVSPFFSIKIVPGAKTAEKTLFSCVVSKKVAKTAVLRNKTRRRVYEAIKKSLPNIKNGYICLVFVKKEVINADFSTLEKNINELMKKAGIL